Proteins from a single region of Ischnura elegans chromosome 2, ioIscEleg1.1, whole genome shotgun sequence:
- the LOC124173968 gene encoding uncharacterized protein LOC124173968, whose protein sequence is MVHETEEPAKQSIQSPESSHAHNSVSPEDDSDKSTLMHITPAPKTCSVLLASVLVKVIGPHGHSILARGLVDQCAQSSFISESLCQRLRLKGRNTNVEILGLAGNKQASCKKSVSFKIKPHFHSPFACDVDAFVVSKVSSYIPGNKIVFSNWKHIQGLTLADPQQYEERGIELLLSAAIHAKIVKDQVKKGGSGEPIATCTALGWMLSGDVQIQQVEPSEPSTVLHCLETEDLTDLLRKFWEQEDFQPSRKILTPEEQECEDFFMSNYNRDFSGHFIVRLPFKDDETAEKLQIGNSYSTAKRMLDRMERRFVKDDHLQEKYKAFMREYINLKHMKVANPETDLDGFYLPHHAVWKESSATTKLRVVFNGSQKTDKGISLNDKLHIGPNLLPDLADVVLRWRTYRFAFTADIEKMFRQVLVDERDQHLQKILWRFDANEPVLSYQLKTVTYGLACSPYLANRCVRELGRSEGAHYPLAAPVLLDEIYMDDVLTGEHTLENARRKQEELINMLMVSGFPLRKWAANDQELLEWLPQEVVAADPGDLPQPESRMAVLGLSWVPQEDNIFFRISIDPVLTKPITKRNVLSNISKLFDPLEPRVTDEELPPLKRWLLLSQMSQHFWDRWSAEYLKSIQCRSKWTQESPALTVGDVVLIKNEMTSPAKWPLAVITDLHPGSDGLARVATVRTATSTFKRPIVKLILLITG, encoded by the exons ATGGTTCACGAGACAGAAGAGCCCGCAAAGCAATCTATCCAGTCACCAGAATCTTCTCACGCACATAATAGTGTTTCACCTGAAGATGATTCAGATAAATCTACATTAATGCACATAACCCCCGCCCCCAAAACGTGTTCTGTGCTGCTTGCTTCGGTGCTCGTTAAAGTAATTGGACCACATGGTCACTCAATACTTGCTCGAGGACTTGTGGATCAGTGTGCTCAGTCATCTTTCATCTCTGAGTCATTGTGCCAACGGCTACGGCTGAAGGGAAGGAACACTAATGTGGAGATACTGGGACTAGCGGGAAATAAACAAGCGAGTTGCAAAAAATCCGTGTCATTTAAAATCAAGCCGCATTTCCATTCCCCATTTGCTTGTGACGTAGACGCTTTTGTTGTCTCCAAAGTATCCTCATATATACCAGGGAATAAGATTGTTTTCTCTAACTGGAAACATATTCAAGGGTTGACGCTTGCCGATCCACAGCAATATGAAGAAAGGGGGATTGAACTTCTACTTAGCGCTGCCATCCATGCAAAGATTGTGAAGGACCAGGTGAAGAAAGGAGGTTCAGGTGAGCCCATAGCTACGTGCACCGCTTTGGGATGGATGCTGTCGGGAGACGTCCAAATCCAGCAGGTTGAACCGTCAGAGCCTTCAACGGTTCTTCATTGCCTGGAGACTGAGGACCTTACTGATCTTCTGAGGAAATTCTGGGAACAAGAGGATTTTCAACCTTCACGAAAAATACTCACTCCGGAGGAGCAAGAGTGTGAAGACTTTTTCATGTCTAATTATAATAGAGATTTTTCAGGTCACTTCATCGTTCGACTGCCATTTAAGGATGATGAGACGGCCGAAAAGCTACAAATTGGTAATTCTTACTCTACTGCCAAGAGGATGCTCGATCGGATGGAGAGGAGATTCGTCAAAGATGACCACTTGCAAGAGAAATATAAGGCCTTCATGCGTGAGTACATTAACCTGAAACACATGAAAGTCGCAAATCCTGAAACAGACCTTGATGGTTTTTATCTTCCTCACCATGCTGTTTGGAAAGAGTCCAGTGCGACAACTAAGTTAAGAGTTGTGTTTAATGGTTCGCAAAAAACCGATAAAGGGATATCTCTCAACGATAAGTTGCATATTGGTcctaacttattacctgatttaGCTGATGTGGTATTACGTTGGCGAACTTATCGCTTTGCTTTTACTGCGGACATTGAGAAGATGTTTCGCCAAGTCTTAGTTGATGAGCGTGACCAACATTTACAGAAAATACTGTGGAGATTTGACGCAAATGAACCTGTGCTTTCATACCAATTAAAAACTGTGACTTATGGCTTGGCATGTTCACCTTATCTAGCAAATCGATGTGTTAGAGAACTAGGCCGGAGTGAAGGTGCCCATTACCCTCTTGCTGCCCCTGTGCTACTTGATGAGATCTACATGGACGACGTGCTGACAGGAGAGCACACCCTGGAGAACGCGCGCCGCAAGCAGGAGGAGCTCATCAACATGCTGATGGTGAGCGGCTTTCCTCTGCGCAAATGGGCTGCAAACGACCAAGAGCTGCTGGAATGGTTGCCACAGGAGGTAGTTGCTGCTGATCCTGGTGATCTTCCACAGCCGGAATCCAGGATGGCTGTCCTGGGCCTATCCTGGGTCCCCCAAGAAGATAACATTTTCTTCCGGATAAGTATCGATCCAGTTTTGACTAAACCGATAACCAAACGCAATGTTCTTTCCAATATTTCTAAATTGTTTGATCCACTTG AACCTAGGGTTACGGATGAGGAGTTGCCTCCTCTGAAGCGCTGGTTGTTGCTGTCACAAATGAGTCAACATTTCTGGGACCGGTGGTCGGCAGAATATTTAAAAAGCATACAATGCCGAAGCAAATGGACCCAGGAATCTCCCGCCTTGACCGTGGGAGATGTAGTACTCATCAAAAATGAGATGACCTCTCCAGCCAAGTGGCCTTTGGCGGTGATCACTGACCTTCATCCTGGGTCAGATGGATTGGCGCGAGTGGCAACTGTCCGCACAGCGACCAGCACCTTCAAGAGGCCTATTGTCAAATTGATTTTGCTAATTACAGGATGA